A DNA window from Gammaproteobacteria bacterium contains the following coding sequences:
- a CDS encoding NAD(P)-binding protein codes for MSTSEDRDLGMHRDITRRDFVNGVGVAVTGSLIAPGWLSALEGRPFGGPQEYYPPALTGMRGSHAGSFEVAHQLRDGITWSDAADTRESYDLVVVGAGLSGLSAAYFFLTSAGPGARVLVLDNHDDFGGHAKRNEFTYGGRTLLLNGGTSNLESVNHYSTVSRTLLSAIGLDLDRAQAASAGSREFYRSLGLGSATFFAKEVFGEDRLVMGRPGGNRASDWADWLARTPLSADARRDIARLNDWNSNPDYMPELPDWEKKERLARMSYRDFLLDVAKVHPDVIPFYDDRPKGLFCVGIDAYPALYAWAERYPGFQGMNLEPFSPVGPLTHIGGGQHGRETEWDGGPTIDLPDGNATLARLLVRAMIPDALPGSTLEDSITSRLAYDRLDREGSDARIRLNSTVVSARHLGDPDSAREVEITYVRGGRAEKVRADHCVMACYNRVIPHLVPEMPEAQRAALMYGVKMPIVYTSVLVRRWTAFTNLGISRANSPGMYHTGVNLGRSVQLGDYEPNRSPDGPMVLHMTRTPCAPGEPKKEQHRIGRADLLATTFETFERKIRDQLGRMLADGGFDPARDIEAITVNRWPHGYAYSYDTLNDPIEWALFAPDDRPCVIGSRRFGRISIANSDAAATPHTDAAIDEAYRAAGEQLVVRSRARTRTSGFESNGPG; via the coding sequence ATGTCCACGAGTGAGGATCGCGATCTCGGCATGCACCGGGACATCACCCGGCGCGACTTCGTCAACGGGGTCGGGGTTGCCGTCACCGGCTCCCTCATCGCGCCGGGATGGCTGTCGGCCCTCGAAGGCCGGCCCTTCGGCGGCCCGCAGGAGTACTATCCGCCCGCCCTCACGGGAATGCGCGGGAGCCATGCGGGCTCCTTCGAGGTGGCCCACCAGCTCCGGGACGGGATCACCTGGAGCGATGCCGCCGACACGCGCGAGAGCTATGACCTCGTGGTGGTCGGCGCGGGCCTGAGCGGACTCTCCGCGGCGTACTTCTTCCTGACATCGGCCGGCCCCGGCGCGCGCGTGCTCGTGCTCGACAACCATGACGACTTCGGGGGCCACGCCAAGCGGAACGAGTTCACGTACGGGGGCCGCACGCTCCTCCTGAACGGCGGGACCTCGAACCTGGAGTCCGTGAACCACTACAGCACGGTCTCGCGGACGCTGCTCTCGGCCATCGGCCTGGACCTGGACAGGGCGCAGGCGGCGAGCGCCGGAAGCCGGGAGTTCTACCGCTCTCTGGGGCTCGGCAGCGCCACGTTTTTCGCGAAGGAAGTATTCGGCGAGGATCGGCTGGTGATGGGGCGGCCTGGGGGGAACCGTGCAAGCGACTGGGCCGACTGGCTGGCCCGGACCCCGCTGTCCGCGGACGCGCGCAGGGATATCGCGCGACTCAACGACTGGAACTCGAACCCCGACTACATGCCGGAACTCCCGGACTGGGAGAAGAAGGAGCGGCTGGCCAGGATGAGCTACCGCGACTTCCTCCTCGATGTCGCGAAGGTGCATCCCGACGTCATTCCCTTCTACGACGACAGGCCCAAGGGGCTCTTCTGCGTGGGCATCGATGCCTATCCCGCGCTCTACGCCTGGGCCGAGCGCTATCCCGGGTTCCAGGGGATGAACCTCGAGCCCTTCTCCCCGGTGGGGCCCCTCACGCACATCGGGGGAGGACAGCACGGCCGCGAGACTGAATGGGACGGAGGACCCACCATCGATCTTCCGGACGGAAACGCGACGCTGGCGCGGCTGCTGGTCCGGGCCATGATCCCCGACGCGCTTCCGGGGTCCACGCTCGAGGACTCGATCACGTCGCGCCTCGCGTACGACCGGCTCGACCGGGAAGGCTCCGATGCCCGCATCCGACTCAACAGCACGGTCGTGTCCGCCCGCCACCTGGGCGATCCCGACTCGGCCCGCGAGGTCGAGATCACCTACGTGCGCGGGGGCAGGGCCGAGAAGGTCCGCGCCGATCACTGCGTGATGGCGTGCTACAACCGGGTCATTCCGCACCTCGTGCCGGAGATGCCCGAAGCACAGCGGGCGGCGCTCATGTACGGCGTCAAGATGCCGATCGTCTACACCAGCGTCCTCGTCCGCCGGTGGACCGCATTCACCAACCTGGGCATCTCACGGGCGAACTCCCCCGGCATGTACCACACCGGAGTCAACCTGGGCCGGTCGGTGCAACTGGGCGACTACGAGCCCAACCGATCGCCCGACGGGCCGATGGTCCTGCACATGACCCGGACGCCCTGCGCTCCCGGCGAGCCGAAGAAGGAGCAGCACCGCATTGGACGGGCGGACCTCCTGGCCACGACCTTCGAGACCTTCGAGCGCAAGATCAGGGATCAGTTGGGCCGCATGCTCGCGGACGGGGGCTTCGATCCGGCGCGCGACATCGAGGCGATCACCGTCAACCGCTGGCCGCACGGCTACGCCTACAGCTACGACACCCTGAACGATCCCATCGAGTGGGCGCTCTTCGCCCCCGACGATCGGCCCTGCGTGATCGGCAGCCGTCGCTTCGGACGGATCTCGATCGCGAACTCCGATGCCGCCGCCACCCCGCACACGGACGCGGCCATCGACGAGGCGTATCGAGCGGCCGGGGAGCAGCTGGTGGTTCGGAGCCGGGCCCGGACTCGGACCTCCGGCTTCGAATCCAATGGGCCTGGGTAG
- a CDS encoding phosphoribosyltransferase: MAFDELSEDDGVTRAFTIGYRLTDDRDDPWTARFNAFKEKERAALRGGAAMMRDAVPRLVGGLVEDHGLDTSKTVFVPALSSGETVASPAGVLWRLTRFCASWAGVGFAGDRITKKAHEKLHLQTDAASRRSILAAADFRSAQMHADNVLILDDFITSGNTMSHLAGAILKRNPGLRVFAVALGKTERTRYWHERFGVDISNEHVPPEWERSWLNGT; this comes from the coding sequence ATGGCATTCGACGAGTTGTCCGAGGACGACGGCGTGACGCGCGCGTTCACGATCGGCTACCGCTTGACCGACGATCGCGACGACCCTTGGACGGCCCGCTTCAATGCGTTCAAGGAGAAAGAGCGCGCCGCCCTCCGCGGCGGAGCAGCGATGATGCGGGATGCTGTTCCCCGTCTCGTCGGAGGTCTCGTCGAGGATCATGGACTCGATACCTCGAAGACCGTCTTCGTCCCGGCGTTATCATCAGGGGAGACGGTCGCGTCCCCCGCCGGCGTACTGTGGCGCTTGACACGGTTCTGCGCCAGTTGGGCGGGGGTGGGATTCGCCGGGGATCGGATCACGAAGAAGGCGCACGAGAAACTCCACCTGCAAACCGATGCCGCCAGCAGGAGGTCCATTCTGGCCGCCGCCGATTTCAGGTCGGCACAGATGCATGCCGACAACGTCCTGATTCTCGACGACTTCATCACGAGCGGTAACACGATGTCGCACCTTGCAGGAGCCATCCTGAAACGCAACCCCGGGCTCAGGGTCTTCGCTGTCGCGCTTGGAAAGACGGAACGAACTCGCTACTGGCACGAGAGGTTCGGAGTAGACATCTCGAACGAGCATGTGCCGCCTGAGTGGGAGAGGAGTTGGCTGAATGGAACGTGA